In a single window of the Abyssibacter profundi genome:
- the sufB gene encoding Fe-S cluster assembly protein SufB, which translates to MATSTEELRDWIKTRKYEAGFVTDLESDTLPPGLDEEVIRFISAKKNEPEWLLEWRLNAFKVWKERFEPQWAHLDIPDIDYQSISYYSAPKSMADMPKSLDEVDPKLLETYEKLGIPLEEQKRLAGVAMDYVFDSVSVHTTFREKLADAGVIFCSISEAVQEHPELVRKYLGTVVPARDNFFAGLNAAVFTDGSFVYIPKGVKCPMELSTYFRINELNTGQFERTLIIAEEGSQVSYLEGCTAPQRDENQLHAAVVELVALDNAKIKYSTVQNWYPGDEDGRGGIYNFVTKRGDCRGKHSHISWTQVETGSAITWKYPSCVLRGDHSIGEFYSVAVTNNHQQADTGTKMIHLGKHTRSTIVSKGIAAGQSDQSYRGLVRISPKAEGARNHTQCDSLLIGPNCGAHTFPYTEVRHPGAVLEHEATTSRIGEDQLFYCRSRGLSEEDAVSMIVNGFCKDVFRELPMEFAVEAGKLLAVSLEGAVG; encoded by the coding sequence ATGGCGACCAGCACTGAAGAACTGCGCGACTGGATCAAGACCCGCAAGTATGAGGCTGGGTTCGTCACCGATCTGGAGTCGGACACCCTGCCCCCGGGTCTGGATGAAGAAGTGATCCGCTTCATCTCGGCCAAGAAGAATGAGCCGGAATGGCTGCTGGAATGGCGCCTGAACGCATTCAAGGTCTGGAAGGAACGCTTTGAACCCCAGTGGGCGCATCTGGACATTCCGGACATCGACTACCAGTCGATCTCTTACTATTCGGCCCCCAAGTCCATGGCCGACATGCCCAAGTCGCTGGACGAGGTCGACCCCAAGCTACTCGAAACCTACGAGAAGCTGGGCATTCCGCTGGAAGAACAGAAGCGCCTGGCCGGCGTGGCCATGGACTACGTCTTCGATAGCGTGTCGGTCCACACGACATTCCGCGAGAAGCTAGCCGATGCGGGCGTGATCTTCTGCTCGATCTCCGAGGCCGTGCAGGAGCACCCCGAACTGGTCCGCAAGTACCTCGGAACCGTGGTGCCGGCCCGCGACAACTTCTTTGCCGGACTCAATGCGGCCGTCTTCACCGATGGCAGCTTTGTCTACATTCCCAAGGGTGTGAAGTGCCCGATGGAACTGTCGACCTACTTCAGGATTAACGAGCTGAACACCGGCCAGTTCGAGCGCACCCTGATCATTGCCGAGGAAGGCAGTCAGGTGTCCTATCTGGAGGGTTGCACCGCCCCCCAGCGTGATGAAAACCAACTGCATGCCGCCGTGGTTGAACTCGTGGCGCTGGACAACGCCAAGATCAAGTACTCCACCGTCCAGAACTGGTACCCCGGTGACGAGGACGGGCGTGGCGGCATTTACAACTTCGTGACCAAGCGTGGGGATTGCCGCGGTAAGCACTCACACATCTCTTGGACACAGGTCGAAACCGGTTCCGCCATCACCTGGAAGTATCCGTCCTGCGTGCTGCGTGGCGATCACTCCATCGGCGAGTTCTACAGCGTGGCCGTGACGAATAATCATCAGCAGGCCGATACCGGCACCAAGATGATTCACCTGGGCAAGCACACGCGCTCGACCATCGTCTCCAAGGGCATCGCCGCCGGCCAGTCCGATCAGTCCTACCGCGGACTGGTGCGGATCAGCCCCAAGGCCGAAGGCGCCCGCAACCACACGCAGTGCGACTCGCTGCTGATCGGGCCCAACTGCGGCGCCCACACCTTCCCGTACACGGAAGTGCGACACCCCGGCGCCGTCCTCGAACACGAGGCGACAACCTCGCGTATTGGTGAAGATCAACTCTTCTACTGCCGTTCACGTGGGCTGTCGGAAGAAGACGCCGTCTCGATGATCGTCAACGGGTTCTGCAAAGACGTGTTCCGCGAACTGCCCATGGAGTTTGCGGTCGAGGCCGGCAAGCTGCTGGCCGTGTCGCTTGAAGGCGCGGTGGGTTAA
- a CDS encoding alpha/beta hydrolase family protein: MDTVLIHRARQWRAIPAILAALIWLVLSLQAALWGAVLLVPVALLLVTGSTSAWLHAGDSRPHQLMAIGSVLGVVLLPFAGWALGWWAWLLAGLAVGILLSSGWLATVEQLRPAGVPNPPASIALSAKVALDNALLGYFVGTAQIPGPGNAHRIAREMIDADALMRARGWITNPAQFHRAPPLPSDVSSRQRRVMGQSFVHLRWTSGFQPHAGLPAAARYMAHDGPRHMHAWMLQHDDGPRPWLIAIHGYRMGVPGIDLSLFSPRWLHERLGLNVLLPVLPLHGPRRIGRRSGDGYLGGEFLDLVHAQTQALHDLRASVHWLKQVQQAERIAVLGYSLGGYNASLLATYEAELDCVIAGIPLADAADVLWRHFPVLPRRSIEALGVTEAMMRGVMHPLSPLARPSMIRSDRCAVFGAVADQLVPPAQVQRLAAHWGLDAPTWYRGSHLSVRREALARYAVERALLAAGMVDREDTAPRPLIG, translated from the coding sequence TTGGACACGGTACTGATTCATCGAGCGCGTCAGTGGCGCGCGATCCCTGCCATCCTGGCGGCATTGATCTGGTTGGTCCTGTCACTGCAGGCAGCGCTGTGGGGCGCCGTACTGCTGGTGCCGGTTGCACTGTTGCTGGTCACGGGCAGTACCAGTGCCTGGCTCCACGCAGGTGACAGCCGGCCGCATCAGCTCATGGCCATTGGAAGCGTGCTGGGGGTGGTGTTGCTGCCGTTTGCGGGCTGGGCACTGGGGTGGTGGGCCTGGCTGCTTGCCGGGCTAGCTGTGGGGATCCTGCTGAGCTCCGGGTGGCTGGCGACGGTGGAGCAGCTACGCCCGGCGGGGGTTCCGAATCCGCCGGCCAGCATCGCGCTGTCGGCTAAGGTGGCATTGGATAACGCCTTGCTGGGCTATTTCGTAGGCACGGCCCAGATTCCCGGTCCCGGCAATGCCCATCGCATCGCCCGTGAAATGATCGACGCTGATGCCCTGATGCGGGCGCGGGGATGGATCACCAATCCGGCCCAGTTTCACCGGGCACCGCCGCTGCCCTCGGATGTGAGCAGCCGGCAACGCAGGGTGATGGGGCAATCCTTTGTGCATTTACGCTGGACCAGCGGGTTTCAGCCGCATGCGGGGCTACCGGCCGCCGCTCGCTACATGGCGCATGACGGCCCCCGGCACATGCATGCCTGGATGCTGCAGCATGATGATGGACCCAGGCCTTGGTTGATTGCGATCCACGGGTATCGGATGGGAGTGCCGGGCATCGATTTGTCGCTGTTCTCGCCCCGGTGGTTGCACGAGCGTCTGGGACTGAACGTGCTGCTGCCGGTGCTGCCGCTACATGGACCACGTCGCATCGGCCGGCGGAGCGGCGATGGTTATCTCGGCGGCGAGTTTCTTGATCTGGTCCATGCACAAACCCAGGCACTGCATGATCTCAGGGCTTCGGTACACTGGCTCAAGCAGGTGCAGCAGGCCGAGCGCATCGCGGTGCTGGGCTACAGCCTCGGTGGTTACAACGCTTCGCTACTGGCGACCTACGAGGCCGAGCTGGACTGCGTGATTGCCGGGATCCCGCTTGCCGACGCCGCTGACGTGCTCTGGCGACATTTTCCCGTGTTGCCCAGGCGATCCATCGAAGCGCTGGGTGTGACCGAAGCCATGATGCGGGGTGTGATGCATCCACTGTCTCCGCTGGCTAGACCGTCGATGATTCGCTCGGACCGCTGCGCGGTGTTCGGTGCGGTTGCGGATCAGCTCGTGCCGCCGGCTCAGGTGCAACGGCTGGCCGCACACTGGGGACTGGACGCACCGACGTGGTACCGCGGGTCGCACCTGAGCGTGCGCCGCGAGGCGCTCGCCCGGTACGCAGTGGAGCGCGCATTGCTGGCGGCAGGAATGGTTGATCGGGAAGACACCGCGCCTCGGCCGCTGATCGGATAG
- the pepN gene encoding aminopeptidase N, whose product MRNTSTQVKYLRDYQAPLFLVDQTQLHFDIRDGETLVTATLELARSTPGTQEALTLDGDDLTLLSLVVDGQPWTDYEVGEGGLVVNGLPDRCQLTTQVRIHPEQNTALEGLYACGPYLVTQCEATGFRRITYFPDRPDVLSRYRVTIEADASRYPTLLSNGNCIESRSLDGGRHEAVWEDPHPKPCYLFALVAGAFEQLTGEYTTTSGRQVSLELYADQGQGQRLGFALESLIESMRWDEIHYGREYDLDRYLIVAAGAFNMGAMENKGLNIFNTSCLLADPDTATDAGYRVVRDVIAHEYFHNWTGNRITCRDWFQLSLKEGLTVFREQQFSETVNDPAVARVEQVRGLRAFQFPEDAGPMAHPVRPESYVEMNNFYTATVYEKGSEVIRMMRTLVGEAGFRRGMDVYFDRHDGQAVTIEDFVAAIEAGSGADLSAFRIWYAQAGTPLVQVRDQWDASTGTYRLTLNQQLAATRGQPDKKPAPIPLSVALFDQSGGRVSSPAQSELRQTDDGVIVLDRPNAQVQWTGLAERPVLSVLRGFSAPVRLHFEQPDADLALLMRAEDDAFARWEAGQRLIHAAFADVLKGDDARGKARLSAFCQAVAATDPEAPIVGEWLDIPSTIEFTDGLERVDVDAVLVADNVVRRTVAEGLREQLEAWYLAAETERPYRFDAQQAHRRRRRAACLQLMAQVDADKAVALASDLLATADNLTDRMAALAAVNDLDRPERAQLFQAFADRWADEALAMDKWFQLQAVSAVQGLPAGIAELAQRPDYDRGVPNRVRALFGAFGQRHFAGLHRGNGEGYRLLADEVLTMDALNPQVASRLVRPLTQLTRIEGERARLMRTELERIAAKQDLSADVREIVSAAL is encoded by the coding sequence ATGCGCAATACCTCCACGCAAGTTAAGTATCTTCGGGATTACCAGGCTCCGCTGTTCCTGGTCGATCAAACGCAATTGCATTTCGACATCCGCGACGGCGAAACGCTGGTGACGGCCACCCTAGAACTGGCGCGCTCAACGCCCGGTACCCAGGAGGCGCTAACGCTGGATGGCGATGATCTGACGCTGCTCTCATTGGTGGTCGATGGTCAGCCCTGGACCGACTACGAGGTTGGCGAGGGCGGTTTGGTGGTCAACGGATTGCCGGATCGATGCCAATTAACCACCCAGGTTCGTATCCACCCCGAGCAGAACACGGCGCTGGAGGGGCTCTACGCCTGCGGTCCTTACCTGGTGACCCAGTGTGAGGCCACCGGGTTTCGGCGCATCACCTATTTCCCGGATCGTCCCGATGTGTTGTCGCGTTATCGCGTGACCATCGAGGCGGATGCATCGCGTTACCCGACGCTTCTGTCCAACGGTAACTGCATCGAGTCCCGGTCACTGGATGGCGGTCGCCATGAGGCTGTCTGGGAAGATCCGCATCCCAAGCCTTGCTACCTGTTTGCACTGGTGGCCGGTGCGTTCGAACAGCTGACAGGTGAATACACCACCACGTCCGGACGCCAGGTCTCGCTGGAGCTTTACGCCGACCAAGGTCAGGGCCAGCGCTTGGGCTTTGCGCTCGAGTCGCTAATCGAATCCATGCGCTGGGACGAGATTCACTACGGCCGTGAATACGACCTGGACCGTTATCTCATTGTCGCGGCCGGCGCGTTCAACATGGGGGCGATGGAGAACAAGGGCCTCAACATCTTCAATACGAGCTGCTTGCTCGCCGACCCCGATACCGCCACCGATGCCGGCTATCGCGTGGTGCGTGATGTGATTGCCCATGAGTACTTCCATAACTGGACCGGCAATCGGATCACCTGTCGTGATTGGTTCCAGCTCAGTCTCAAGGAGGGCTTGACGGTCTTCCGCGAACAACAGTTCTCGGAGACCGTGAACGACCCCGCCGTGGCGCGCGTCGAACAGGTGCGCGGATTGCGGGCCTTCCAATTTCCGGAAGATGCCGGTCCGATGGCGCATCCGGTGCGTCCCGAGTCCTACGTCGAGATGAACAACTTCTACACCGCGACGGTGTATGAGAAGGGCTCGGAGGTGATCCGCATGATGCGGACCCTGGTCGGCGAGGCGGGTTTCCGCCGCGGCATGGATGTTTATTTCGACCGTCATGATGGCCAAGCCGTCACGATCGAAGATTTCGTCGCGGCCATTGAGGCCGGCAGCGGAGCTGATTTATCCGCCTTCCGCATCTGGTATGCCCAGGCAGGTACGCCGCTCGTGCAGGTGCGGGATCAGTGGGATGCATCGACAGGCACCTACCGACTGACGCTGAATCAGCAGTTGGCGGCCACGCGCGGCCAGCCCGATAAGAAGCCCGCACCGATACCGCTAAGCGTCGCCTTGTTCGATCAATCGGGTGGGCGGGTCAGCAGCCCAGCCCAGTCCGAACTACGTCAAACCGACGACGGTGTCATCGTGCTCGATCGGCCCAATGCCCAGGTGCAATGGACCGGTCTGGCCGAGCGGCCGGTGCTGTCCGTGCTCCGTGGTTTTTCCGCGCCGGTTCGACTGCATTTCGAACAGCCTGACGCGGATCTCGCCTTGTTGATGCGCGCCGAAGACGATGCGTTTGCGCGTTGGGAGGCCGGCCAGCGGTTGATTCACGCTGCGTTTGCCGATGTGCTCAAGGGTGATGATGCTCGCGGCAAGGCACGCCTGTCGGCGTTCTGCCAGGCCGTGGCCGCGACAGACCCCGAGGCTCCCATCGTGGGCGAATGGCTGGATATTCCGAGCACGATCGAGTTCACGGACGGGCTGGAACGGGTTGATGTGGATGCGGTGCTGGTCGCCGACAACGTCGTGCGACGCACCGTGGCCGAAGGCCTGCGGGAACAACTGGAAGCGTGGTATCTCGCCGCTGAGACGGAACGCCCCTATCGGTTTGACGCGCAGCAGGCCCATCGTCGGCGTCGGCGCGCTGCCTGCCTGCAGTTGATGGCACAGGTCGACGCCGACAAGGCTGTTGCCCTGGCCAGCGACCTGCTCGCCACCGCGGATAATCTCACCGACCGGATGGCGGCGCTGGCCGCCGTGAACGATCTGGACCGCCCGGAGCGGGCCCAGCTATTCCAGGCCTTTGCCGACCGTTGGGCGGATGAGGCCTTGGCCATGGACAAGTGGTTCCAATTGCAGGCGGTTTCAGCGGTCCAAGGTCTACCGGCAGGTATTGCCGAGCTGGCCCAGCGTCCGGATTACGATCGTGGCGTGCCGAATCGCGTACGGGCGTTGTTCGGCGCATTCGGGCAGCGGCATTTTGCCGGACTGCATCGTGGCAACGGTGAGGGCTATCGCTTGCTCGCCGACGAAGTGCTGACCATGGACGCTCTCAATCCGCAGGTCGCTTCCCGGTTGGTGCGTCCGCTGACGCAGCTGACGCGTATTGAGGGCGAGCGCGCGCGCTTGATGCGGACCGAGCTTGAGCGGATTGCCGCCAAGCAGGATTTGTCGGCCGACGTCAGAGAGATTGTTTCGGCGGCGCTGTGA
- a CDS encoding beta-ketoacyl-ACP synthase III, which produces MTQIVISGTGLYTPPESISNEELVECFNIWATRYNTEHAEAIAAGKVEPKPLSNAEFIVKASGIRSRHVLDKKGILDPEIMRPQLPTRGNDEPSQMCEMAVAAAREALAEAGREPADVDAVLCAASNMQRSYPAVAVEIQHYLGCGGYAYDMNVACASATFGIQAAVDALSAGHARCVLMVNPEICSGHLNFRDRDSHFIFGDACTAVVLERADDARDGGFEVIGTRLKTHFSSNIRNNAGFLNRAEITPRSADDRLFIQEGRRVFKDVVPMVVELIGSHLGAHDLAPAEVRRFWLHQANLNMNQLISKRLLGREPSDQEAPVVLDEYANTSSAGSVIAFHKYKSGLAAGDVAVLCAFGAGYSAGSVILRQR; this is translated from the coding sequence ATGACTCAAATCGTGATTTCCGGGACGGGGCTCTACACCCCGCCTGAATCGATCAGCAACGAAGAACTGGTCGAGTGCTTCAACATCTGGGCGACGCGGTATAACACCGAACATGCCGAGGCGATTGCTGCTGGCAAGGTGGAACCCAAACCCCTCTCCAACGCGGAATTCATCGTCAAAGCCTCTGGCATCCGCAGTCGGCATGTCCTGGATAAGAAGGGCATCCTCGACCCTGAGATCATGCGGCCGCAGCTGCCCACCCGCGGCAATGATGAACCCTCGCAGATGTGCGAGATGGCCGTGGCCGCCGCGCGTGAGGCCCTGGCCGAGGCGGGCCGTGAACCAGCAGATGTCGACGCCGTGCTGTGCGCCGCGTCCAACATGCAGCGCTCATACCCCGCGGTCGCCGTGGAGATTCAGCACTATCTCGGCTGCGGTGGTTATGCCTATGACATGAACGTGGCCTGTGCCTCGGCCACCTTCGGCATTCAGGCTGCCGTGGACGCGCTGAGTGCCGGACACGCTCGCTGTGTGCTGATGGTGAATCCCGAGATTTGTTCAGGCCACCTGAATTTCCGTGATCGCGATAGCCACTTCATTTTCGGGGACGCCTGCACCGCGGTGGTGCTGGAGCGCGCGGATGATGCGCGCGATGGCGGCTTCGAGGTGATCGGCACCCGTCTCAAGACCCATTTTTCCAGCAATATCCGTAACAACGCGGGCTTTCTGAATCGGGCAGAGATCACGCCGCGCTCCGCAGATGACCGGCTGTTCATCCAGGAGGGGCGACGTGTGTTCAAGGACGTCGTGCCGATGGTGGTGGAACTGATCGGCTCGCATCTTGGCGCGCATGATCTGGCCCCTGCCGAAGTGCGACGGTTCTGGTTGCACCAAGCCAATCTCAACATGAATCAGCTGATCAGCAAGCGCTTGCTGGGTCGTGAGCCCAGTGATCAGGAAGCGCCGGTCGTGCTGGATGAGTACGCCAACACCAGCTCCGCTGGTTCTGTCATCGCTTTCCATAAATACAAGAGCGGCCTGGCTGCAGGCGACGTGGCCGTGCTCTGCGCGTTTGGCGCGGGCTACTCGGCCGGTTCCGTCATTCTGCGACAGCGCTAA
- a CDS encoding acyl-CoA thioesterase gives MTTTTASSTPASPSFDVPDPYVEVRRVGEADIDRLGHTNNVVYLGWLEAVAWAHSEALGLDWALYQRINAAFVARRHTLDYLRATHVGDELHIATWIAANPGRATMDRAYQIIRAADGVTVLRGTTQWACVDLQTGRPRRMPPEFAQGFKAVATQDPD, from the coding sequence ATGACAACAACCACCGCATCCTCGACTCCAGCCAGCCCGTCTTTCGATGTGCCCGATCCGTACGTCGAGGTCCGGCGGGTGGGTGAGGCCGATATCGATCGACTCGGACACACGAACAATGTGGTGTATCTCGGATGGCTGGAGGCAGTGGCCTGGGCGCATTCCGAAGCACTCGGTCTGGACTGGGCGCTGTACCAACGCATTAATGCGGCGTTCGTGGCGCGTCGCCATACGTTGGATTATTTGCGCGCCACCCATGTGGGCGACGAATTGCACATTGCGACGTGGATTGCAGCCAACCCGGGGCGTGCGACCATGGACCGGGCGTATCAGATTATTCGGGCCGCAGATGGCGTGACCGTGCTACGCGGCACAACGCAATGGGCCTGCGTGGATCTGCAAACCGGACGCCCGCGGCGCATGCCTCCAGAATTCGCTCAGGGCTTCAAGGCCGTTGCGACACAGGACCCGGACTAA
- the phoB gene encoding phosphate regulon transcriptional regulator PhoB encodes MQGKHILVVEDEAPIRDMVRFALERKGLSVAEAADVQEARLAMASRRPDLLLLDWMLPGVSGIEFAREIRADSNLRDLPIIMLTARAEEEDKVRGLNTGSDDYMAKPFSTSELLARIQAVLRRALPGGVDERIEVQGLEVDTASQRVTANGEAVKLGPTEYRLLNFFVSNPERVYTREQVLDRVWGQNVYVEERTVDVHIRRLRKALTPFGFADYIQTVRGTGYRFSTKV; translated from the coding sequence ATGCAAGGCAAGCACATTCTCGTCGTTGAGGACGAAGCCCCGATTCGGGACATGGTTCGGTTCGCGCTGGAGCGCAAGGGGCTCAGCGTGGCCGAGGCTGCCGACGTCCAGGAGGCGCGGTTGGCGATGGCCAGCCGGCGACCCGATCTGCTGCTACTCGACTGGATGCTGCCCGGTGTGTCGGGGATCGAATTCGCACGTGAGATTCGCGCGGATAGCAACTTGCGCGATCTGCCGATCATCATGCTGACGGCTCGCGCCGAAGAAGAGGACAAGGTCCGTGGCCTGAATACAGGCAGCGACGACTACATGGCCAAGCCATTCTCCACCTCGGAGCTACTGGCACGTATTCAGGCCGTGTTGCGGCGGGCCCTGCCGGGCGGCGTCGATGAGCGTATCGAGGTTCAGGGCTTGGAGGTCGACACCGCCAGCCAGCGCGTGACGGCAAATGGTGAAGCCGTGAAGCTCGGCCCCACCGAGTACCGGTTACTGAATTTCTTCGTCAGCAACCCCGAGCGGGTCTACACCCGAGAACAGGTTCTTGACCGGGTGTGGGGCCAGAACGTCTACGTTGAGGAACGCACCGTGGATGTGCATATCCGCCGTCTGCGCAAGGCGTTGACGCCGTTCGGTTTCGCCGATTACATCCAGACGGTCCGCGGGACCGGTTACCGCTTCTCGACCAAGGTGTGA
- a CDS encoding YqiA/YcfP family alpha/beta fold hydrolase has product MPTVPKPTDRLVVFAHGMESGPWGTKIQALAEVARQHHFAVESPDYRHTQDPQARVDQLRALAPRAQQLVLCGSSMGGYVSAHACEALQPNGLFLLAPALYYPGFDEEPSGIPRHSAVVHGWQDDIIPPASAIRFAQTHQAELHLVQDSHRLIDALPLIEQLFDRFLTRLVAGTDAVSP; this is encoded by the coding sequence ATGCCAACAGTACCCAAGCCTACGGACCGTCTCGTCGTCTTTGCTCACGGCATGGAAAGCGGCCCCTGGGGCACCAAGATTCAAGCCCTGGCCGAGGTTGCACGCCAGCACCATTTCGCTGTCGAGAGCCCCGACTACCGGCACACGCAAGACCCCCAGGCCCGCGTCGACCAGCTACGTGCGCTGGCTCCGCGCGCGCAGCAGCTGGTGCTTTGCGGCTCATCCATGGGGGGCTATGTCAGCGCTCATGCCTGTGAGGCCCTGCAACCGAATGGCTTGTTTCTGCTGGCCCCTGCGCTTTACTACCCGGGTTTCGACGAGGAACCCAGCGGCATCCCCAGACACAGCGCCGTGGTCCATGGCTGGCAGGACGACATCATCCCGCCCGCGTCGGCCATTCGCTTTGCGCAAACGCACCAAGCCGAATTGCACCTGGTTCAAGACAGTCATCGCCTGATCGACGCCCTGCCGCTCATCGAGCAGTTATTCGATCGGTTTCTGACGCGCCTGGTCGCCGGCACGGACGCCGTTTCGCCTTAG
- a CDS encoding SUF system Fe-S cluster assembly regulator encodes MLRLSKLTDYGTVIMTTLAQSDCRRSATDLAAAANLPVDAARKVLKDLARAGLVQSERGAHGGYALARPAADISVTAIIEAIEGPIALTECSIHDHRCEIEQSCGARSNWHLINRAVRMALEQVSLADMASPGSGRIAALARRFAPPAPVTVPADSIQRMTRA; translated from the coding sequence TTGCTACGGCTATCCAAACTGACTGATTACGGCACGGTCATCATGACCACGCTGGCGCAAAGCGATTGTCGGCGCAGCGCAACCGATTTGGCGGCCGCCGCGAACCTGCCGGTGGATGCGGCACGCAAGGTCTTGAAAGACCTCGCGCGCGCCGGCCTGGTGCAGTCGGAACGTGGAGCCCATGGCGGCTACGCGCTGGCCCGCCCGGCAGCCGATATCTCGGTCACCGCCATCATCGAAGCCATCGAAGGCCCGATCGCTTTAACCGAGTGCTCGATCCACGACCATCGCTGCGAGATCGAGCAGTCCTGTGGTGCCCGTAGCAACTGGCACTTGATTAACCGCGCCGTGCGCATGGCATTGGAACAGGTGTCGTTGGCCGACATGGCCTCTCCAGGGTCAGGGCGGATTGCCGCCTTGGCCCGTCGCTTTGCGCCGCCCGCCCCGGTCACCGTGCCGGCCGATTCGATTCAACGTATGACAAGAGCTTGA